A window of the Bacteroidota bacterium genome harbors these coding sequences:
- a CDS encoding aspartate kinase translates to MKVFKFGGASVKDADAVRNVAKILGRFSGENIVVIISAMGKTTNALERLAYAFFYGKENATEILAEIKDFHWKIARELFGSEDHTFFTELHNAFVELEWAVDGKPEHSFDHEYDQVVSIGEILSTKIISAYLSSAGVKNKWLDVRDVVKTDNTFREGKVDWAFTEECAKKCVAGFFSHGKEQVIITQGFIACTSENFTTTLGREGSDYTSAILAYCLNAESVTIWKDVPGVLNADPKWFDETQLISELTYQDAIELTYYGATVIHPKTIKPLQNKNIPLFVRSFLEPEKTGTKIHDAHVPLPVPCFIFKVNQVLLSISPKDFSFIVEENLSEIFNMFASHRIKMNVMLNSAISFSVSVDGDERKLPELIKELREKFRVLYNENVELVTIRYYDQPTIDRVTAGKRIFLEVKSRYTVQIVMKDLNEK, encoded by the coding sequence ATGAAAGTTTTCAAATTCGGTGGCGCTTCCGTAAAAGATGCTGATGCCGTTCGCAACGTGGCAAAGATCCTTGGCCGATTTTCCGGGGAAAATATTGTGGTGATCATTTCTGCAATGGGAAAAACCACCAATGCACTCGAGCGGCTTGCCTATGCTTTTTTTTACGGAAAAGAAAATGCCACAGAAATTCTTGCTGAAATAAAAGATTTTCACTGGAAGATAGCACGCGAACTTTTCGGTTCCGAAGATCATACGTTCTTCACAGAATTGCACAATGCGTTCGTTGAACTGGAATGGGCGGTGGATGGAAAACCCGAACATTCTTTCGATCATGAATATGACCAGGTTGTTTCTATCGGAGAAATTCTTTCCACGAAGATCATCAGTGCATATCTCAGCAGCGCGGGTGTGAAAAATAAATGGCTCGATGTGCGTGACGTGGTGAAAACAGATAATACGTTCCGTGAAGGAAAAGTAGATTGGGCATTCACGGAAGAATGTGCGAAGAAATGCGTTGCCGGATTTTTTTCACACGGAAAAGAACAGGTCATTATCACACAAGGATTCATCGCCTGCACTTCAGAAAATTTCACCACCACGCTCGGGCGCGAAGGATCGGATTACACTTCTGCAATTCTTGCTTATTGCCTCAACGCAGAAAGTGTAACGATTTGGAAAGATGTGCCCGGTGTACTTAATGCCGATCCGAAATGGTTCGATGAAACACAACTTATTTCCGAGCTCACTTACCAGGATGCAATCGAGCTTACGTATTATGGCGCAACCGTCATTCACCCTAAAACCATAAAACCGCTGCAGAATAAGAATATTCCTCTTTTCGTCCGCTCGTTTCTCGAGCCGGAAAAAACAGGAACGAAGATTCACGATGCGCATGTGCCGCTTCCGGTTCCATGTTTTATTTTCAAGGTGAACCAGGTTTTACTTTCCATTTCACCGAAAGATTTTTCTTTCATCGTGGAAGAGAATCTCAGCGAGATATTCAACATGTTCGCATCGCATCGCATAAAAATGAATGTCATGCTCAATTCAGCCATCAGTTTTTCCGTAAGTGTGGATGGAGATGAGCGAAAACTTCCGGAACTGATAAAGGAACTGCGCGAAAAATTCCGCGTACTCTACAATGAAAATGTGGAACTGGTCACCATCCGTTATTATGATCAGCCCACCATTGATCGTGTGACCGCAGGAAAAAGAATTTTTCTCGAAGTGAAATCACGTTACACGGTTCAGATCGTTATGAAAGACCTGAATGAAAAATGA
- a CDS encoding response regulator transcription factor has protein sequence MSKPVRIALADDHPLYLEGLEMLLNSSKEAKVVAKANEGNAAMKMIGENEFDILLLDLHLPGKSGMEIATELGKKKINFRIIMLTMQRGGRYVDKLKKLGVKGYLLKNISMEELMKAIVLVNEGGEIFPDETKEYDHDEDVLLRSSAIIIENPDAQLTEREKEILVLVCKEFSSAEIGKKLFISTGTVDTHRKNILLKLGVSNAVGLVKYALKHGLLEE, from the coding sequence ATGAGTAAACCTGTCCGCATAGCGCTTGCCGACGATCATCCTTTGTATCTCGAAGGACTGGAAATGCTTTTAAATTCATCGAAGGAAGCGAAAGTGGTGGCCAAAGCAAATGAAGGCAATGCGGCGATGAAAATGATCGGCGAAAACGAATTCGACATTTTATTGCTCGATCTTCATTTGCCGGGAAAAAGCGGGATGGAAATTGCTACGGAACTCGGAAAGAAGAAAATTAATTTCAGGATCATCATGCTCACGATGCAGCGCGGCGGGCGTTACGTGGATAAACTGAAAAAGCTCGGCGTGAAAGGATACTTACTGAAAAATATTTCCATGGAAGAATTGATGAAAGCGATCGTTCTTGTGAATGAAGGAGGTGAAATATTTCCTGATGAGACAAAAGAATATGATCATGATGAAGATGTGCTCTTGCGTTCATCGGCCATTATCATCGAAAATCCCGATGCGCAACTCACGGAACGCGAAAAAGAAATTCTCGTTCTCGTGTGTAAAGAATTCTCGAGCGCCGAGATCGGAAAAAAATTATTCATCAGCACAGGAACCGTGGACACACACCGGAAAAATATTCTTCTCAAGCTCGGTGTGAGCAATGCCGTAGGATTGGTGAAGTATGCGCTGAAGCATGGGTTACTGGAAGAGTAG
- a CDS encoding helix-turn-helix transcriptional regulator, translated as MISKELSGREKEILLLVCAEMSAEEIGEKLSISPCTVYTHRKNILAKTGSKNKIGLVKYAIRKGMI; from the coding sequence ATGATTTCGAAAGAACTTTCAGGAAGGGAAAAAGAAATACTGTTGCTGGTGTGTGCGGAGATGTCGGCCGAAGAAATAGGAGAGAAGCTGAGCATAAGCCCGTGCACCGTTTATACACACCGGAAAAATATTCTTGCAAAGACCGGGTCGAAAAATAAAATAGGGTTGGTAAAATACGCGATCAGAAAAGGAATGATCTGA
- a CDS encoding tetratricopeptide repeat-containing sensor histidine kinase gives MKKFLLIFLLLSGFFAIPMAAKQRQRVDSLLHALSVQKDTSRLATLVKLSQSYWGMNEDSAFYYGKLLLRESKQCGNAKRESDAYTILGSCFYHMDKVDSAFAYKWKAIELAQKENYQRGLANGYSDVGLYFKEKGDLDSALKYVLLSAGIREKINDQKSLGVSYHNLGLILIAMNDTEQSLNYYVKAEHIFEQQKQWKNFAAVLNNIASHYDDIHRYDTALILHLHAYHIRDSIGDKSGMSQSLLNLGVLYRNTGDYANAEKYLLQSYELKKVIGETNSLSICLLDLAFTKRLEKKFPAAEALLKSADSLVTIYQGRETRRDLYLEYSRLYSDMKRYDLALNYLTLYQEEKDSIFNEQKLKVLNELQVKFQTAQKEKENLDLKAKGRERDLALAEEKTQNVFLFSGVGILALILAFSFYAYRSKKNSAKKLEEKNNQITAQNNTLKELNKKLIESEDELTELNHSKDKLFSIISHDLSNPVKAISNYNQAVLAQKENMSREQLSDSFEKLDRSIQPLQGFLDNLLHWSALQRMGVNVRKEIFSPGEIIREQAGLYDAHCALKKISMIVNGEKNIMVNTDKNMLRLVLRNLISNAIKFSPENTQVVIRVAKEKNAVSISITDHGAGIPVDVLQKIQQRKTVGSSKGTMGESGTGLGLGLVKEYLSKMGGELSIESSSSGSTFTAKIIS, from the coding sequence ATGAAAAAGTTCCTGTTGATTTTCCTGCTGCTATCCGGATTTTTCGCAATACCGATGGCTGCAAAACAACGCCAGAGAGTGGACAGTCTTCTTCATGCACTATCTGTTCAGAAGGATACTTCGCGTCTTGCAACACTTGTTAAACTTTCGCAGTCTTATTGGGGAATGAATGAAGACAGTGCATTTTATTATGGCAAACTATTATTGCGCGAATCAAAACAGTGCGGGAATGCAAAACGGGAGAGCGATGCCTATACCATCCTGGGAAGTTGTTTTTATCACATGGATAAGGTGGACTCGGCGTTTGCTTACAAGTGGAAAGCAATTGAATTGGCGCAAAAAGAAAATTATCAACGCGGGCTTGCCAATGGATACAGCGATGTCGGACTTTATTTCAAAGAGAAAGGCGATCTCGATTCCGCGCTGAAATATGTACTCCTCTCTGCCGGCATCCGTGAAAAAATAAATGATCAGAAATCACTCGGCGTTTCTTATCACAATCTTGGCCTTATCCTCATCGCGATGAACGACACGGAACAGTCGCTGAATTATTATGTGAAGGCCGAACATATTTTTGAGCAACAGAAACAATGGAAAAATTTTGCTGCAGTTCTCAATAACATCGCATCGCATTATGATGACATTCACCGGTATGATACCGCACTCATTCTTCACCTGCACGCCTATCACATACGCGACAGCATCGGTGATAAATCGGGAATGTCGCAGAGTTTGCTCAACCTCGGTGTCCTCTACAGGAATACGGGCGACTATGCGAATGCGGAAAAATATCTTCTGCAATCCTACGAACTGAAAAAAGTGATCGGCGAAACAAATTCGTTATCTATTTGCCTGCTCGACCTTGCTTTTACAAAACGCCTTGAAAAAAAATTCCCCGCAGCAGAAGCTTTGCTGAAGAGCGCCGACTCGCTCGTGACCATTTACCAGGGGCGCGAAACACGCCGCGATCTTTACCTGGAATATTCGCGCTTGTACTCCGACATGAAACGTTATGATCTTGCACTGAACTATCTTACACTTTACCAGGAAGAAAAAGATTCCATCTTCAATGAACAGAAATTAAAAGTGCTGAATGAATTGCAGGTGAAATTTCAAACCGCACAAAAAGAAAAAGAAAACCTCGACCTGAAAGCAAAAGGACGTGAACGCGATCTCGCTCTTGCCGAAGAAAAAACACAGAATGTTTTTCTTTTTTCCGGTGTAGGAATTCTTGCGCTTATCCTCGCTTTCTCTTTCTATGCCTACCGTTCGAAAAAGAACAGCGCAAAAAAACTGGAAGAAAAAAATAACCAGATCACCGCGCAGAATAATACGCTCAAAGAACTGAACAAAAAACTCATTGAATCGGAAGATGAACTTACCGAGCTTAATCATTCGAAGGATAAATTATTTTCCATCATCTCGCATGATCTCTCGAACCCGGTGAAAGCGATCAGCAATTACAACCAGGCCGTGCTTGCTCAGAAAGAAAATATGTCGCGCGAACAACTCTCGGATTCATTTGAAAAACTGGATCGTTCCATTCAACCGCTGCAGGGTTTTCTCGATAATCTTCTTCACTGGTCGGCGCTCCAGCGCATGGGCGTGAATGTGCGGAAAGAAATTTTTTCGCCCGGCGAGATCATTCGCGAGCAGGCGGGCCTATACGATGCACATTGCGCGCTGAAGAAAATTTCCATGATCGTCAACGGTGAAAAAAATATCATGGTGAATACCGACAAGAATATGCTGCGGCTGGTCCTGAGAAATCTCATCAGCAATGCGATCAAATTCTCACCGGAAAATACCCAAGTCGTCATTCGCGTTGCAAAAGAAAAGAATGCAGTTTCAATTTCAATCACTGATCATGGCGCCGGAATTCCTGTTGATGTACTGCAAAAAATTCAACAGAGAAAAACGGTAGGATCTTCGAAAGGAACCATGGGTGAAAGCGGAACGGGTCTTGGCCTCGGGCTTGTGAAAGAATATTTATCGAAGATGGGAGGAGAACTCAGCATAGAAAGTTCTTCTTCCGGAAGTACATTCACCGCGAAAATAATTTCCTGA
- a CDS encoding VCBS repeat-containing protein: MRTVKNIFIFFLVYACADVCAQNVTNYTFSAVAGTYTQITGSPGVTSPNLTWGSLDDGYINSIPIGFQFIYEGYVCTSLSASTNGFVKLGGTFSSNSYATNNLATGTPRAMLAPLWDDLMMNAANNISYITSGVAPNRIFTIEWNNVHWSFTAGSAGISFQVKLYESNRRIEFDYRQDAGALNFASASIGLGGFSSGNFLSLNGTGASPGASSSTETTNLSAKPATGQIYRWDHYAIKPSITSFTPGSGQYSSVVTINGSGFDAVPASDIVFFGATKATVLTTSYNSITVSVPKDLTHERITLTTLSSHLSARSGDIFDLTFGCGGSLFNGSFAANVDFSTSATYSLTMEDVDLDGKTDIIATVSGGVEIFRNTSANGVINSSSFASPVFFATSGNCSSVVFADMDGDGKPDMIAGDVSLIGEDSVCVFRNTGTPGVINAASFAPKINLEAGIYPRVTTGDIDGDGKIDIVTANAGDNNISIFRNNCTVGSIVSGSFFLRVDFPAGNNSTKAQVADIDGDGKPDVICSNGGDNTVSVFRNTATSGIITSASLASRVNFATGAWPLSIQVADLDLDGKADLVVGNNSSSANSVSFFRNISLVGTVNFTPKYDVGVANGVQGAAIGDLDGDGKPDVAVSAAYNVGVLSSLKNNSVPGSLSFISGGNYLAAVAPADIVVGDVDQDGKPDLISANGAGASISVDHNLVSNFSTIAASSVLNSISFCDDGTWKTYANPANPTEVLFAVKDNGNNLGTVTVNEYRDAAVGTYNTVHYLQRHFQVAPANQPSTVVQVRLFFTNAEFSALQTADPTIISIANLCVTKYDGPTEDGTYYPNDATSLTAIPSSSITSGSMYGGDYLQFSISSFSEFWIHGQSGVLPIELLSFDAMQNESNVDLNWSTASETNNHFFTIEKTRDGNNFETVAIVDGAGNSTSTKNYSTVDADPYPGISYYRLKQTDYNGQYSYSEFREVNFSDSHDLFSLYPDPSNGNFNIACPGADDDVVTLEIFDEQGRNISMEETTVGSVRSQKVELPDGVYSVVLIKGDERFVKKMIIY, from the coding sequence ATGAGAACGGTAAAAAACATATTCATTTTTTTTCTTGTGTATGCGTGCGCAGATGTGTGCGCGCAGAACGTGACGAACTATACTTTTTCTGCGGTTGCAGGAACGTACACGCAGATTACCGGAAGTCCCGGTGTAACTTCTCCGAATCTGACCTGGGGATCACTTGATGACGGTTATATCAATTCTATTCCTATCGGATTTCAGTTTATTTACGAAGGATATGTTTGTACTTCACTCTCTGCATCAACGAATGGTTTCGTGAAACTCGGCGGAACTTTTTCATCTAATTCTTATGCAACGAATAATCTTGCAACAGGAACACCACGGGCTATGCTCGCCCCACTTTGGGATGATCTCATGATGAACGCTGCAAATAATATTTCCTACATCACTTCAGGAGTTGCACCGAACAGAATATTTACCATCGAATGGAATAATGTGCATTGGTCGTTCACTGCCGGATCGGCGGGCATTTCTTTCCAGGTGAAACTTTATGAATCAAACAGGAGAATTGAATTTGATTACCGCCAGGACGCAGGTGCGTTGAATTTTGCTTCAGCTTCGATCGGGCTTGGCGGATTTTCTTCAGGAAATTTTTTATCACTCAACGGAACGGGCGCTTCACCGGGCGCAAGTTCTTCCACTGAGACAACGAATCTGTCTGCAAAACCCGCAACAGGGCAGATCTATCGGTGGGATCACTATGCGATAAAACCATCGATCACTTCTTTCACTCCGGGCTCCGGGCAATATTCAAGTGTAGTAACCATAAATGGAAGTGGATTCGACGCGGTACCGGCTTCAGACATTGTTTTTTTCGGTGCGACCAAAGCAACAGTTCTTACTACAAGTTATAATTCAATCACTGTTTCTGTTCCAAAAGATCTGACGCATGAACGAATTACGCTTACCACTTTAAGTTCTCATTTATCAGCCAGGTCCGGTGATATTTTTGATCTGACATTTGGTTGCGGAGGATCGCTTTTCAATGGATCATTTGCAGCCAATGTAGATTTCAGTACATCCGCTACGTATTCGCTTACCATGGAAGATGTGGATCTTGACGGGAAAACAGATATTATCGCTACGGTAAGCGGGGGCGTGGAAATTTTCAGGAACACCTCGGCCAACGGTGTGATCAATTCATCATCTTTTGCATCACCGGTATTTTTTGCGACCTCAGGGAACTGTTCCAGTGTTGTGTTTGCTGATATGGATGGAGACGGAAAACCGGATATGATCGCAGGTGATGTTTCTTTAATCGGTGAAGACTCTGTTTGTGTTTTCAGGAACACCGGCACACCGGGAGTGATCAATGCAGCGAGCTTTGCTCCAAAAATAAATCTTGAAGCAGGAATTTATCCCCGCGTAACTACAGGCGATATTGACGGTGATGGCAAAATTGATATTGTTACTGCAAATGCCGGGGATAATAATATTTCAATTTTCCGGAATAATTGCACAGTAGGTTCAATTGTTTCCGGTTCTTTTTTTCTTCGTGTAGATTTTCCTGCGGGAAATAATTCCACAAAAGCACAGGTTGCCGACATTGATGGTGATGGCAAACCCGATGTGATCTGTTCCAATGGCGGGGATAATACAGTTTCAGTTTTCAGGAATACTGCAACTTCCGGCATCATTACTTCCGCGTCGCTTGCATCACGCGTAAATTTCGCAACAGGAGCGTGGCCGCTTTCAATACAGGTGGCAGATCTGGATCTTGATGGCAAAGCAGATCTTGTAGTAGGAAACAACAGTTCGAGTGCGAATTCTGTTTCTTTTTTCAGAAATATAAGTTTGGTGGGTACGGTAAATTTTACTCCCAAATATGATGTTGGAGTAGCTAACGGAGTTCAAGGTGCAGCTATCGGAGATTTGGACGGCGATGGTAAACCCGATGTAGCTGTTTCTGCCGCTTATAATGTTGGTGTGCTTTCATCTTTAAAAAACAATAGTGTACCAGGCAGCCTGAGTTTTATTAGTGGCGGAAATTATTTAGCAGCAGTTGCGCCGGCAGATATTGTGGTTGGTGATGTAGATCAGGATGGGAAGCCGGATCTTATTTCTGCAAATGGAGCAGGGGCTTCGATCTCGGTCGATCATAATCTCGTTTCCAATTTCAGCACTATTGCTGCTTCATCAGTTCTGAATTCTATTTCGTTTTGCGACGATGGTACGTGGAAGACCTATGCTAATCCTGCTAATCCAACTGAAGTTTTATTTGCAGTTAAGGACAATGGAAATAATCTCGGGACGGTTACTGTGAATGAATATCGCGATGCAGCTGTTGGTACTTACAATACGGTGCACTACCTGCAACGTCATTTCCAGGTCGCTCCTGCTAATCAACCTTCGACAGTTGTGCAGGTGAGATTGTTTTTCACGAATGCAGAATTTTCCGCACTGCAAACTGCAGATCCCACGATCATCAGCATTGCGAATTTGTGCGTAACAAAATATGACGGCCCAACGGAAGACGGAACGTATTATCCGAATGATGCAACTTCGCTCACAGCTATTCCATCTTCCTCCATTACCAGCGGAAGTATGTATGGTGGAGATTATCTTCAATTTTCGATCTCCTCTTTTTCCGAATTCTGGATCCACGGGCAAAGCGGCGTTCTTCCAATAGAATTGCTGAGTTTTGATGCCATGCAAAATGAATCGAACGTCGATCTTAACTGGTCAACGGCAAGTGAAACGAACAATCATTTTTTCACGATCGAAAAAACGCGCGATGGAAATAATTTTGAAACGGTGGCCATCGTGGACGGCGCAGGCAACAGCACTTCTACAAAAAATTATTCTACTGTTGATGCCGATCCTTACCCGGGAATTTCCTATTACCGGCTCAAGCAAACCGATTATAACGGGCAATATTCTTATTCGGAATTCCGCGAAGTTAATTTTTCCGATTCGCACGATCTTTTTTCTCTTTATCCCGATCCTTCCAATGGGAATTTCAATATTGCCTGCCCCGGCGCTGATGATGATGTGGTGACCCTTGAAATTTTTGATGAACAGGGAAGAAATATTTCCATGGAAGAGACGACCGTTGGCTCGGTCAGAAGTCAGAAAGTTGAACTCCCCGATGGTGTTTATTCAGTGGTTTTAATAAAAGGTGATGAAAGATTTGTGAAGAAGATGATCATCTATTGA
- a CDS encoding DUF1987 domain-containing protein produces the protein MNDLHIASTIRTAGVDFNAASATLLIRGNSIPENSDGFFQPLHDWVEEFRNTHKGKVKFRVFMTYFNTATIRHIISLMKRLIHYYGNDLVIEWGYEKGDEEIRDRGQDISEVVKFNFVFDEVND, from the coding sequence ATGAATGACTTACACATCGCCTCAACCATCCGTACAGCCGGAGTTGATTTCAATGCGGCGAGCGCAACGCTCCTGATCCGCGGGAATTCTATCCCGGAAAATTCAGACGGATTTTTTCAACCGCTTCACGACTGGGTGGAAGAATTCCGGAATACGCACAAAGGGAAAGTGAAGTTCCGCGTGTTCATGACTTACTTCAACACGGCGACCATCCGTCATATTATTTCGCTCATGAAACGGCTCATCCATTATTATGGGAATGATCTTGTGATCGAATGGGGTTATGAAAAGGGAGATGAAGAGATCCGCGATCGCGGACAGGATATTTCCGAAGTGGTGAAATTCAATTTTGTTTTTGACGAAGTGAACGATTGA
- a CDS encoding hydroxyacid dehydrogenase, with amino-acid sequence MNKILFLDSNHPSLITALREKGFVCDENYSDPKITIEKNISGYHAVVIRSRFKIDVQFIDAAKKLKCIARAGAGLENIDVKYAESKGIKCVHAPEGNRDAVGEHAIGMLLSLMNNLSRADREVREGKWKREENRGYELQGKTVGIIGYGNMGSAFAQRLKGFDVNVIAYDKYKKNFGNEFVKEVTMKEVFSESDVLSIHLPLTEETHHLVNEDLISHFKKPFWFINTARGKNADTSALVKAIRSGKIIGACLDVLEYESISFEDIDAEKLPEPFRFLIHSEKVMLSPHIAGWTFESHEKIAKVLAEKIITAFEIPD; translated from the coding sequence ATGAATAAAATTCTGTTTCTCGATTCCAATCATCCTTCACTGATCACTGCTCTTCGTGAAAAAGGATTCGTGTGCGATGAGAATTATTCGGATCCGAAAATTACCATTGAAAAAAATATTTCGGGATATCATGCTGTGGTCATCCGGAGCCGTTTTAAAATTGATGTGCAATTCATCGATGCAGCAAAAAAACTGAAATGCATTGCGCGTGCAGGTGCAGGACTGGAAAATATTGATGTGAAGTATGCCGAATCGAAAGGAATAAAATGTGTGCATGCGCCGGAGGGAAATCGTGACGCCGTGGGCGAACATGCTATCGGAATGTTATTGTCGCTGATGAATAATCTTTCACGGGCTGATCGCGAAGTGCGGGAAGGAAAATGGAAACGCGAAGAAAACCGCGGTTATGAATTACAGGGAAAAACGGTGGGCATCATCGGTTACGGAAATATGGGAAGTGCTTTTGCACAACGGCTGAAAGGATTTGATGTAAACGTGATCGCATACGACAAATACAAAAAGAATTTCGGGAACGAATTTGTAAAAGAAGTGACAATGAAAGAAGTTTTTTCTGAAAGCGATGTGCTCAGCATTCATTTACCATTGACAGAAGAAACACATCACCTGGTGAATGAAGATCTCATTTCGCATTTTAAAAAACCATTCTGGTTTATTAATACTGCACGTGGAAAAAATGCGGATACTTCTGCACTGGTGAAAGCGATCCGTTCCGGAAAAATAATCGGTGCATGTCTTGATGTGCTTGAATACGAAAGTATTTCCTTCGAAGATATTGATGCAGAAAAATTACCTGAACCTTTCCGGTTCCTTATTCATTCGGAAAAGGTGATGCTCTCGCCGCACATTGCGGGATGGACTTTTGAAAGTCACGAAAAGATCGCGAAAGTTCTTGCCGAAAAAATCATCACCGCATTCGAAATTCCGGATTAG
- the mgtE gene encoding magnesium transporter → MSYEVTDTFLDKLREALHSRNENVLRYIFDELHPADAAEILNRLEDEEAVEVYNYLREEMAAQAILLLEDDKREKILDKLSPKQIAEQVIDNLASDDAADVLAELTDKEQDAVLAHVEDTDQAGDIVDLLNYDPDTAGGVMAKELVKVHLNNSVRQCVKELRLQAEEVKNIYTIYVVDDDEKLVGLLSLKNLLTVPLNTPIREVYNPDIISVKVNTNAEEVGQLMDKYDLVVIPVVDSINRLVGRITFDDIVDVIREETTEDVQKMGGVEALEEPYMSTPFWQMVRKRAGWLVILFIGETFTASAMAHFEDQMKRAVILATFIPLIISSGGNTGSQASSLIIRALALGEIKIRDWWKIVSKELRVGLVLGLILGAIGVLRVFIWSFITKDPALTEHVTLISLTIGITLVGVVAWGTLVGSVLPLFLKRLGLDPAASSAPFVATLVDVTGIVIYFSIAIIFLNGILL, encoded by the coding sequence ATGTCGTACGAAGTAACGGATACTTTTCTTGACAAGCTGCGTGAAGCTCTGCATTCGCGCAATGAAAATGTATTGCGTTATATTTTCGATGAACTCCATCCTGCCGATGCAGCGGAAATTCTCAATCGGCTGGAAGATGAGGAAGCCGTGGAAGTTTATAATTACCTGCGCGAAGAAATGGCGGCACAGGCTATTCTTCTTCTCGAGGATGATAAGCGTGAAAAAATTCTCGATAAACTTTCACCAAAGCAGATCGCGGAACAGGTCATTGACAATCTTGCATCGGATGATGCTGCCGACGTTCTCGCTGAACTTACCGATAAAGAACAGGATGCTGTCCTTGCGCACGTAGAGGACACGGATCAGGCAGGAGACATTGTGGATCTTCTCAATTATGATCCCGACACTGCCGGTGGGGTGATGGCGAAAGAATTAGTGAAAGTGCATTTGAATAATTCCGTCCGGCAATGCGTGAAAGAATTACGGCTGCAGGCCGAAGAAGTAAAAAATATTTACACGATCTACGTGGTTGATGATGATGAAAAATTAGTGGGACTTCTCTCGCTGAAAAACCTGCTCACCGTTCCGCTCAATACACCGATCCGCGAAGTTTATAATCCGGATATCATCAGCGTGAAAGTCAATACGAATGCGGAAGAAGTCGGGCAACTGATGGACAAATATGATCTCGTTGTAATTCCTGTTGTGGACAGTATCAACCGTCTCGTGGGAAGAATAACTTTTGATGATATCGTAGATGTGATCCGCGAAGAAACAACCGAGGACGTTCAGAAAATGGGAGGTGTGGAAGCGCTCGAAGAACCTTACATGAGCACACCGTTCTGGCAAATGGTCCGCAAGCGAGCAGGTTGGTTAGTGATACTTTTCATTGGCGAAACATTCACTGCATCAGCCATGGCGCATTTTGAAGACCAGATGAAACGTGCTGTGATCCTCGCCACATTTATTCCACTCATCATTTCAAGCGGGGGCAATACGGGATCGCAGGCGTCATCGCTCATCATACGTGCACTCGCGCTCGGGGAAATAAAGATCCGCGACTGGTGGAAAATTGTAAGTAAAGAATTGCGCGTGGGTTTGGTGCTTGGATTAATTCTCGGCGCGATCGGCGTGCTTCGCGTTTTCATCTGGTCATTCATCACGAAAGATCCGGCATTGACAGAACATGTTACACTCATTTCACTCACCATTGGAATTACGCTGGTAGGTGTTGTTGCATGGGGAACGCTCGTTGGATCTGTTCTCCCGCTTTTCCTGAAACGCCTCGGGCTCGATCCTGCTGCGTCCTCTGCTCCATTCGTTGCAACACTGGTGGATGTGACAGGGATCGTGATCTATTTTTCGATCGCGATAATTTTTCTCAATGGAATTCTGCTCTGA